A stretch of the Streptomyces venezuelae genome encodes the following:
- a CDS encoding FG-GAP-like repeat-containing protein, which translates to MRIRSWLPAATAVAAVVVGVPAPLAAAETTPSANGGAPFAVEDGAYPYRSDILAATGADLIAGDGNITQSSCSGDYQIMVWARNLLTNESRICFKAANTGYLQVNIPRAYRIETNDRDINASVSIAGTTEQLAVPKDTSKGFGEADPTDPQQAVLLEMRVTGSSAATPAQPAGDNPYAYLGRLRIGDTRACTAVLVDPRWVMTAKSCFADKPAESIDVPAGAPKTKTTLTIGRKDLNAAGGHTSEIAELVPRTDRDLVMARLAQPVFTITPVGVSNAALAAGAQVTVTGYGRTDSVWAPSQAHKADFTVGPVAATGFDLAPKTPADATVCKGDAGAPALQTVSGKVLVAGVTSRAWQGGCLDGSDVKTGAYDTRVDDLGSWISGLTSRRSAAVNEAGGDGKVRWADFDGDRKPDYVTIGDDGKVTAWQNKGGDGHGGWGAATQVASGTTTERKRVRLADFDGDGRFDYLVINANGSVNAWLNRGGDKPGYAGWHGLGQVASGVTTDVTKVRFADWDGDGRTDYLVFDDNGGVNVYLNRGGDQVAPWEHIGKVTTGSSKERQRIRFADNDGDGKADYHLIKADGKVDLYRNRGGDVTGPNGWQAVGQIATGLTTDHTKVQFTDFNGDTKADYVLMGADGSATVYAWNGGDPAGGNGWIGLGKVAYGGV; encoded by the coding sequence GTGCGCATACGCAGCTGGCTGCCCGCAGCCACCGCGGTCGCGGCCGTCGTCGTCGGGGTACCCGCTCCGCTCGCCGCCGCCGAGACCACGCCCTCCGCCAACGGCGGGGCGCCCTTCGCCGTCGAGGACGGCGCCTACCCCTACCGCTCCGACATTCTGGCCGCCACCGGCGCGGACCTGATCGCCGGTGACGGCAACATCACCCAGTCCTCCTGCAGCGGCGACTACCAGATCATGGTGTGGGCGCGGAACCTGCTGACCAACGAGTCCCGGATCTGCTTCAAGGCCGCCAACACCGGCTATCTGCAGGTGAACATCCCGCGTGCCTACCGGATCGAGACGAACGACCGGGACATCAACGCCAGCGTCTCGATCGCGGGCACCACCGAGCAGCTCGCCGTGCCCAAGGACACCTCCAAGGGATTCGGCGAGGCCGACCCCACCGACCCCCAGCAGGCCGTGCTGCTGGAGATGCGGGTGACCGGCTCCAGCGCCGCGACGCCGGCCCAGCCGGCCGGGGACAATCCGTACGCCTATCTCGGCAGGCTCCGCATCGGAGACACCCGGGCCTGCACTGCCGTACTTGTCGACCCGCGCTGGGTGATGACCGCCAAGAGCTGCTTCGCCGACAAGCCCGCCGAGAGCATTGATGTACCCGCAGGTGCGCCGAAGACCAAGACCACACTGACGATCGGCCGCAAGGATCTGAACGCGGCCGGCGGGCACACCAGCGAGATCGCCGAGCTCGTGCCGCGCACCGACCGCGACCTGGTGATGGCCCGGCTGGCACAGCCCGTGTTCACCATCACCCCCGTGGGCGTCTCGAACGCCGCACTGGCTGCGGGTGCGCAGGTCACCGTCACCGGCTACGGCCGGACCGACAGCGTGTGGGCCCCCTCCCAGGCCCACAAGGCAGACTTCACCGTCGGCCCGGTCGCTGCCACGGGGTTTGACCTCGCCCCCAAGACCCCGGCCGACGCAACCGTCTGCAAGGGCGACGCTGGTGCCCCGGCCCTGCAGACCGTGAGCGGCAAGGTCCTGGTGGCCGGTGTCACCAGCCGCGCCTGGCAAGGCGGTTGCCTTGACGGCAGCGACGTCAAGACCGGCGCCTACGACACCCGGGTCGACGACCTCGGATCCTGGATCAGCGGCCTGACCTCGCGGCGGTCGGCCGCGGTGAACGAGGCCGGTGGGGACGGGAAGGTGCGCTGGGCCGACTTCGACGGGGACCGCAAGCCCGATTACGTCACCATCGGCGACGACGGCAAGGTCACGGCTTGGCAGAACAAGGGTGGTGACGGCCACGGCGGCTGGGGGGCTGCGACGCAGGTCGCCTCCGGCACCACCACCGAGCGCAAGCGGGTCCGGCTCGCCGACTTCGACGGGGACGGCCGCTTCGACTACCTCGTCATCAACGCCAACGGCTCCGTCAACGCCTGGCTCAACCGGGGCGGTGACAAGCCCGGTTACGCCGGCTGGCATGGCCTGGGTCAGGTCGCCAGTGGAGTCACCACCGACGTGACCAAGGTCCGGTTCGCCGACTGGGACGGTGATGGCCGCACCGACTACCTCGTCTTCGACGACAACGGCGGCGTCAACGTCTACCTCAACCGTGGCGGCGACCAGGTTGCCCCGTGGGAGCACATCGGCAAGGTGACCACCGGCTCCAGCAAGGAGCGTCAGCGGATCCGGTTCGCCGACAACGACGGTGACGGCAAGGCCGACTACCACCTGATCAAGGCCGACGGGAAGGTCGACCTCTACCGCAACCGCGGCGGCGACGTGACCGGCCCCAACGGCTGGCAGGCGGTCGGCCAGATCGCCACCGGGCTGACCACTGATCACACCAAGGTCCAGTTCACCGACTTCAACGGCGATACGAAGGCCGACTACGTCCTGATGGGCGCCGACGGCAGCGCCACGGTCTACGCCTGGAACGGCGGCGACCCCGCCGGCGGCAACGGCTGGATCGGCCTGGGCAAGGTCGCCTACGGCGGCGTCTGA
- a CDS encoding replication-relaxation family protein, whose translation MPYPQSAPTGLGQIAQQAAQVLYQHRLVSTRQLHRLITPHHTRTEYLRRQLHTLREAGFAEAVGRRSTGQSELLWWLTEKGAQAVEAVGLLQPRAYRMSPEAALGPLQEHTHAVIETGTAIVEHARRLGHECGPLDWSPETAHYYRDESRPGQELCLIPDAVLNYIHTEGKQRTLLTFFIEVDRTQMTIARLAQKLHAYAAYYEYVPQSHTGKNTPGQRRHATIPAWRHRYPVFPRLLLILTGATEERLTRRTTDLRCLASTDPSLTSTPLRAAVTTLNQLHTHGPFQPILTPLLGTGNLTNAWINTPNPSQET comes from the coding sequence ATGCCCTACCCGCAGTCCGCCCCCACCGGGCTGGGCCAGATCGCCCAGCAGGCCGCCCAGGTCCTCTACCAGCACCGCCTGGTCTCCACCCGCCAGCTCCACCGGCTCATCACCCCGCACCACACCCGCACCGAATACCTACGCCGCCAGCTCCACACCCTCCGTGAAGCCGGCTTCGCCGAGGCCGTAGGACGGCGCAGCACCGGCCAGAGCGAACTGCTGTGGTGGCTCACCGAAAAGGGCGCCCAAGCGGTCGAAGCCGTCGGCCTGCTCCAGCCCCGCGCGTACCGGATGAGCCCGGAAGCCGCTCTCGGCCCGCTCCAGGAACACACCCACGCCGTCATCGAAACCGGTACTGCCATCGTCGAGCACGCCCGCCGCCTCGGCCACGAATGCGGCCCACTGGACTGGTCACCCGAGACCGCGCACTACTACCGCGACGAATCCCGCCCGGGACAGGAACTCTGCCTCATCCCCGACGCCGTCCTCAACTACATCCACACCGAAGGCAAGCAGCGCACCCTCCTCACCTTCTTCATCGAAGTCGACCGCACCCAGATGACCATCGCCCGCCTCGCCCAGAAACTCCACGCCTACGCCGCGTACTACGAGTACGTGCCCCAGTCCCACACAGGCAAGAACACCCCCGGACAACGGCGCCATGCCACGATCCCGGCCTGGCGCCACCGCTACCCGGTATTCCCCCGCCTCCTGCTGATCCTCACCGGCGCAACCGAAGAACGCCTCACCCGCCGCACCACCGACCTACGCTGCCTCGCCTCCACCGACCCCTCACTAACCTCCACCCCACTCCGAGCCGCAGTCACCACACTCAACCAACTCCACACCCACGGCCCATTCCAACCAATCCTCACCCCGCTCCTCGGCACCGGAAACCTCACCAACGCCTGGATCAACACCCCCAACCCATCACAAGAAACCTGA
- a CDS encoding ATP/GTP-binding protein, whose amino-acid sequence MTAAISLAKLAQAPAARANGRRYVQRAELALGLPDYKALASLGLSPDPLQQLAAAMASVRTEDGEQAEAVFDLVPVSEQRLARRRRRLMARAARRGPSAYGERLTGGGGGGGFWDSMTSAWSGGASHSSRSGRIPRQSDLREGVGKLEPSAGAVFAVQILLRTEAAHPQLALARMHRLIAALSMTSGANYLKVHRPRSWSVGRFERRFASGEFAPHRRQWFTVPELAGWLKPPTVKCTASSVVRSGGLVPPAPADLPVYTGQRDLIPLGAVVCPDGRERLAAARVQDLLFGLQVGKAGHGKTEEALVQCIAMAHSGYGCWFLDPHGEGWARAKPYLAHPQIAGRLWEINLAKAGPDQPVVSWNPLSMEGRTLCDVQDIVRSVTEGIAAAQGWGDNAPRARTILARASQALALLNLQAVQAGAPEAQCTLFQLRTWLTDEDWRQRLLPTLPDRVRAYWETTFPRLGPDAVPTVTYAIDRLDTSQSLQGFFGSPRSAYDARHAMDTSKVVFVCPSGSESDALVSCLLIHDLHRAGLSRQDTPREQRAVFWAWGDELTSLDSSSKGFLAAIAEQLRKYEVRFIGMTQMALRLSPTTRQALLQNQSWLSTCAADYDEAAFVAKRWNGHVSPETITELPKYHYVMSVNLNGTRTTPFRVRGLPVDEIFEHYNNPAGIPTLDQAIDTNLNRRPLSDILTDLEVLDTVVLTHHTGRHHDGRHPGSPSIDDPTSIVD is encoded by the coding sequence GTGACCGCCGCCATCTCCCTGGCCAAGCTGGCGCAGGCGCCTGCCGCCCGGGCGAACGGGCGCCGGTACGTGCAGCGCGCCGAGCTCGCTCTCGGCTTGCCCGACTACAAGGCCCTGGCCTCCCTCGGCCTGAGCCCCGACCCGCTTCAGCAGCTGGCCGCGGCCATGGCCTCCGTACGCACCGAGGACGGAGAGCAGGCCGAGGCGGTCTTCGACCTGGTCCCTGTCTCCGAGCAGCGCCTGGCCCGCCGCCGGCGCCGCCTGATGGCTCGGGCCGCCCGCCGGGGCCCGTCTGCGTACGGCGAGCGCCTCACTGGCGGAGGCGGCGGAGGCGGCTTCTGGGACTCGATGACCTCCGCCTGGTCCGGCGGCGCCAGCCATTCCAGCCGGTCCGGGCGGATTCCGCGGCAGAGCGACCTGCGCGAGGGCGTCGGCAAGCTCGAACCCAGCGCGGGCGCGGTGTTCGCCGTGCAGATCCTGCTGCGCACCGAGGCAGCCCACCCGCAGCTGGCTCTGGCCCGGATGCACCGGCTGATCGCGGCGTTGTCGATGACCTCGGGGGCGAACTATCTGAAGGTCCACCGGCCCCGCAGCTGGTCGGTCGGCCGGTTCGAGCGCCGGTTCGCGAGCGGGGAGTTCGCACCGCATCGCAGGCAGTGGTTCACTGTGCCCGAGCTAGCCGGCTGGCTCAAGCCGCCGACGGTGAAGTGCACCGCCTCCAGCGTGGTGCGTTCCGGCGGGCTGGTCCCGCCGGCCCCGGCAGACCTCCCCGTCTACACCGGTCAGCGGGACCTGATCCCGCTCGGCGCCGTGGTCTGCCCCGACGGCCGCGAGCGGCTCGCCGCCGCCCGTGTGCAGGACCTCCTCTTCGGCCTCCAGGTCGGGAAGGCCGGTCACGGCAAGACCGAGGAAGCCCTCGTGCAGTGCATCGCGATGGCGCACTCCGGGTACGGGTGCTGGTTCCTCGACCCGCACGGCGAGGGGTGGGCCCGGGCCAAGCCCTACCTCGCCCACCCGCAAATCGCCGGCCGGCTCTGGGAGATCAACCTTGCCAAGGCCGGCCCGGACCAGCCGGTCGTGTCCTGGAACCCGTTGTCGATGGAGGGCCGTACCCTCTGCGATGTCCAGGACATCGTCCGCTCCGTTACCGAGGGCATCGCTGCGGCGCAGGGCTGGGGCGACAATGCCCCCCGCGCCCGCACGATCCTGGCCCGTGCCTCCCAGGCCCTGGCCCTGCTCAACCTCCAGGCCGTCCAAGCGGGCGCCCCCGAGGCGCAGTGCACGTTGTTCCAGCTGCGGACCTGGCTCACCGACGAGGACTGGCGCCAGCGGCTCCTGCCCACACTCCCCGACCGCGTCCGCGCGTACTGGGAAACCACCTTTCCCAGGCTCGGTCCCGATGCTGTTCCGACCGTCACCTATGCCATCGACCGTCTCGACACCAGCCAGTCCCTCCAGGGCTTCTTCGGGAGCCCCCGCTCCGCCTACGACGCCCGCCATGCCATGGACACTTCGAAGGTGGTGTTCGTCTGCCCGTCCGGCAGTGAGAGCGACGCCCTGGTGAGCTGCCTGCTCATCCACGATCTCCACCGTGCCGGCCTGTCACGTCAGGACACCCCGCGTGAGCAGCGGGCGGTCTTCTGGGCGTGGGGTGACGAGCTCACCTCGCTGGACAGCAGCAGCAAGGGCTTCCTCGCCGCCATCGCCGAGCAGCTGCGCAAGTATGAGGTCCGCTTCATCGGCATGACCCAGATGGCGCTCCGCCTGAGCCCCACCACCCGCCAGGCCCTCCTGCAAAACCAGTCCTGGCTGTCGACGTGCGCGGCGGACTACGACGAAGCCGCCTTCGTCGCCAAGCGCTGGAACGGGCACGTCAGCCCGGAAACCATCACCGAACTCCCGAAATACCACTACGTGATGTCCGTCAACCTCAACGGCACCCGCACCACACCCTTCCGGGTCCGCGGCCTGCCCGTCGACGAGATCTTCGAGCACTACAACAACCCGGCCGGCATCCCCACCCTCGACCAGGCAATCGACACCAACCTCAACCGCCGCCCCCTCAGCGACATCCTCACCGACCTCGAAGTACTCGACACCGTCGTCCTCACCCACCACACCGGCCGGCACCACGACGGCCGGCACCCCGGCAGCCCGAGCATCGACGACCCCACCAGCATCGTCGACTAG
- a CDS encoding polymorphic toxin-type HINT domain-containing protein, with protein sequence MRHHTGRQAGLWRQGYALAGMAGRGLLPFALLAGLVSAAPAVAEEPAPPQLSERQRVLESWNTGGQAVKAAAGAALSGNDDQVRAFLTTGQKIAEDLDRREAALTLVTDGGPALREAAQAALNGTPEQLETFMKDGWKTPLAEDQRVEAAQVTEAGGVGVREAGDTAMRGSIENIRTFLSQGQYKQRDDDARVRVAQIEATGGPSTKRAAAQALAGTIDDVREFLAYGQHVARAQDREHATISDLAKQSSEAAAAAEKAKLSAQENVEKAKSASELAKKEAAKAAAETQAAKNDAVKAADAARRAAESTRRAADAAKAAIAAARAANAAAQTAAIAAQNAAHASLQASRAASRAWKAAASGKVYEDIAAEAETVSKFASRMADSAEAARVTLEVLKITMQAQSGAIQAMNDAAKHSDDSAAWAGQAGAHEGQAKAAAASARRHAVEAKRAADAAVAHAHAAAVAAGQARDAARSSAAHALKAAQAARKAADHAGDAQAAANQAKINADEALKAAQAAGAAVEKAKQVQETARKNEAEEVAARTTLLVNEARDTKEQMDAAKAAADRKVEDAIKLDSDFDSLTADAVKPDAQPSQIAATGRKMALLAMQVRGPWSKAAAGAALTGDDNAVVLYARTGWKLAEDQDEREAVDNLSQESPHETVRNAAATALASDQATVHTFWTKGQYQAAAPDNRIAVAKIAEAGGAGVKEAAKAALDNPDPKALDTFLSITQYRARIEDYRVEAARMAEGGGLELKSAAEVALASPDTHLITFIESGQHRAKRRDLLTATHIEQVQGLISTSSQVSALAYQDAYEAASAAANAQGYADQAAGHAKTAADHAKQAAGHAEAAKASADRARASADKAAASAATARKAEAQARASASQASYSAARAQASANAARGYAASAYQAAEQARKSAENAGLSLDVVRGRYEEALERYAEDRRKADIEREIRERAADEAAELKNSDAAQFNALITWLANPNRQGLPPGMTLMEYLHLLLDGTGAAPIVGEPADLANCVIYRVESELYKFQPGLGNSEQALKDASLACLAAVPGVGWGAFAVKGGRLLEKYGLSNADVLGKLKNIFKANPCKKHSFPAGTHVLMGNGSTKPIEKIRVGDSVAAADPLTGNSGPRRVQATIHTPDDRKFTEITLAERGAGATITATNHHPFWSVKDRTWTDAGALRAGDTLLTAQGAAAQVGSIRHWTGLEPAYDLTVADLHTYFVMAGTTSLLVHNTTCPTGFTDLGGNKFKSPGGLEYGPGSVHGHRLDHVMAHTQPDPSKPAHSLFVETEQAKVLKLLDEAWAKKGAPDPSDPMKYVIDMGRPVGRAGETKLRIVVVAGTGAVITAFPQS encoded by the coding sequence GTGCGTCACCACACAGGCCGGCAGGCCGGGTTGTGGCGGCAGGGGTATGCGCTGGCTGGGATGGCCGGCCGTGGACTTCTGCCGTTCGCCCTGCTTGCCGGGCTGGTCTCCGCGGCACCTGCCGTCGCCGAGGAACCAGCACCACCACAGCTCTCGGAGCGTCAGCGCGTTCTGGAGAGTTGGAATACCGGAGGCCAGGCCGTCAAGGCCGCCGCCGGTGCCGCACTGTCCGGTAACGACGACCAGGTTCGCGCCTTCCTGACCACCGGCCAGAAGATCGCAGAGGACCTGGACCGCCGGGAAGCTGCACTCACCCTCGTGACCGACGGCGGCCCCGCCCTTCGCGAGGCCGCACAGGCTGCGCTCAACGGCACACCGGAACAGCTCGAAACCTTCATGAAGGACGGCTGGAAGACCCCCCTGGCCGAAGACCAGCGGGTGGAGGCCGCCCAAGTCACCGAGGCCGGCGGAGTCGGCGTCCGCGAGGCCGGTGACACGGCCATGCGCGGATCCATCGAGAACATCCGCACATTCCTCAGCCAAGGTCAGTACAAGCAGCGTGACGACGACGCGCGCGTCCGTGTGGCGCAGATCGAGGCAACGGGTGGTCCCTCCACCAAGCGCGCCGCAGCCCAGGCGCTGGCGGGCACTATCGATGACGTCCGCGAGTTCCTCGCCTATGGGCAGCACGTCGCCCGCGCACAGGACCGGGAACACGCCACGATCAGCGATCTGGCCAAGCAGTCTTCCGAGGCCGCGGCAGCGGCCGAGAAGGCCAAGCTGAGCGCCCAGGAGAACGTCGAGAAGGCGAAGTCGGCGTCCGAGCTGGCGAAGAAGGAAGCGGCGAAGGCCGCTGCGGAGACGCAGGCGGCGAAGAACGATGCAGTCAAGGCCGCCGACGCGGCCCGTCGCGCGGCCGAGTCAACCCGCCGTGCCGCGGACGCGGCCAAGGCCGCGATTGCCGCAGCCCGCGCCGCCAACGCGGCTGCGCAGACAGCCGCGATCGCCGCTCAGAACGCCGCCCACGCTTCCCTCCAGGCCTCCCGGGCCGCGAGTAGGGCGTGGAAGGCAGCAGCGTCGGGCAAGGTCTACGAGGACATCGCGGCTGAGGCAGAGACTGTCTCGAAGTTCGCCTCCAGGATGGCCGACTCCGCCGAGGCCGCGCGCGTCACGCTCGAAGTCCTGAAGATCACGATGCAGGCCCAGTCGGGCGCGATCCAGGCGATGAACGATGCGGCCAAGCACTCGGACGACTCCGCCGCTTGGGCCGGCCAGGCAGGCGCCCACGAGGGCCAGGCTAAGGCTGCCGCAGCCTCTGCACGACGGCACGCGGTAGAAGCCAAGCGGGCTGCGGACGCCGCCGTGGCCCACGCGCACGCCGCGGCTGTCGCCGCGGGCCAGGCCCGGGATGCGGCACGCTCATCTGCGGCGCACGCGCTCAAGGCCGCCCAAGCCGCTCGCAAAGCCGCCGACCACGCCGGTGACGCCCAGGCGGCCGCGAACCAGGCGAAGATCAACGCTGATGAGGCTTTGAAGGCTGCGCAGGCAGCAGGCGCCGCGGTCGAGAAGGCCAAGCAGGTACAAGAGACCGCGCGCAAGAACGAAGCTGAAGAAGTCGCGGCGCGCACCACCCTGCTCGTGAACGAAGCCAGGGACACGAAGGAACAAATGGACGCGGCCAAGGCCGCCGCGGATCGCAAGGTCGAGGACGCAATCAAGCTCGACAGCGACTTCGATTCCCTGACTGCCGACGCGGTCAAGCCTGACGCGCAGCCGTCCCAGATCGCAGCCACCGGTCGGAAGATGGCCCTGCTGGCCATGCAGGTCCGCGGCCCTTGGAGCAAGGCAGCCGCAGGGGCGGCACTGACCGGCGACGACAACGCCGTCGTCCTCTACGCCCGCACCGGCTGGAAGCTGGCCGAGGACCAGGACGAGCGGGAAGCCGTCGACAACCTGTCCCAAGAGTCTCCCCACGAGACTGTCCGCAACGCCGCAGCGACCGCGCTGGCGAGTGATCAGGCCACAGTCCACACGTTTTGGACAAAAGGTCAGTACCAGGCAGCGGCACCGGACAACCGGATCGCGGTCGCGAAGATAGCGGAGGCTGGCGGCGCTGGGGTGAAGGAGGCGGCCAAGGCTGCCCTCGACAACCCAGACCCCAAGGCCCTGGACACCTTCCTTTCCATAACCCAGTACCGGGCCCGGATCGAGGACTACCGGGTCGAGGCAGCCCGGATGGCCGAAGGCGGAGGCCTCGAGCTCAAGTCGGCTGCCGAGGTCGCCCTCGCCAGCCCCGACACCCACCTGATCACCTTCATCGAATCCGGCCAACACCGTGCCAAGCGCCGCGACCTGTTGACCGCCACCCACATCGAGCAGGTCCAAGGCCTCATCTCCACCTCCAGCCAGGTCTCCGCCCTCGCCTACCAGGACGCCTACGAAGCGGCCTCGGCGGCCGCGAACGCCCAGGGCTACGCAGATCAGGCCGCCGGCCACGCGAAGACGGCAGCCGACCACGCCAAGCAGGCTGCCGGTCACGCCGAGGCAGCCAAGGCATCGGCTGACCGCGCTCGCGCCTCGGCTGACAAGGCCGCAGCCTCCGCTGCCACCGCGCGTAAGGCAGAAGCACAGGCACGCGCCAGCGCGAGCCAAGCCAGCTACTCCGCCGCCCGAGCGCAGGCCAGCGCCAACGCCGCACGCGGATATGCCGCCAGCGCTTACCAAGCCGCGGAACAGGCACGGAAGTCGGCGGAAAACGCCGGCCTCAGCTTGGACGTCGTCCGGGGCAGATATGAAGAAGCCCTGGAACGCTATGCCGAGGACCGCCGCAAGGCGGACATCGAACGTGAGATCCGGGAGCGAGCAGCCGATGAGGCGGCCGAGCTCAAGAACTCGGATGCTGCACAATTCAACGCGCTGATCACGTGGCTGGCCAATCCCAACCGTCAGGGTCTACCGCCGGGCATGACTCTTATGGAGTACTTGCATCTGCTTCTTGACGGCACGGGTGCGGCGCCGATTGTCGGCGAGCCCGCCGACCTGGCGAACTGCGTTATTTACAGAGTCGAAAGTGAACTGTATAAGTTCCAGCCGGGCCTCGGTAACAGCGAACAGGCACTCAAGGACGCATCTCTGGCGTGCCTGGCGGCTGTGCCTGGTGTTGGATGGGGCGCTTTCGCGGTAAAGGGAGGTCGTCTTCTTGAGAAGTACGGTCTAAGCAACGCCGATGTTCTAGGAAAGCTGAAGAACATCTTCAAGGCGAACCCGTGCAAGAAGCACAGCTTCCCCGCCGGCACCCATGTCCTCATGGGCAACGGATCAACCAAACCCATCGAAAAGATCCGAGTCGGCGACAGCGTCGCGGCTGCCGACCCCCTCACAGGGAACAGCGGCCCACGACGGGTGCAAGCCACCATCCACACGCCGGACGACCGCAAATTCACCGAAATCACTCTCGCCGAACGCGGCGCCGGCGCGACGATCACGGCGACGAATCATCATCCCTTCTGGTCAGTCAAGGACCGCACATGGACCGACGCCGGTGCGCTTCGTGCTGGCGACACGCTACTCACTGCCCAGGGTGCGGCGGCCCAGGTCGGTTCTATCCGACACTGGACTGGTCTGGAGCCCGCGTACGACCTCACCGTCGCAGACCTCCACACGTACTTCGTCATGGCAGGGACCACGTCCCTGCTCGTCCACAACACGACGTGCCCCACAGGCTTCACCGATCTCGGCGGCAACAAGTTCAAGTCCCCCGGGGGCCTGGAATACGGACCGGGCTCTGTCCATGGGCATCGGTTGGACCACGTCATGGCTCATACCCAGCCGGATCCGTCGAAGCCCGCACACAGCCTCTTCGTGGAAACTGAGCAGGCGAAGGTCCTCAAGCTGCTCGACGAGGCATGGGCGAAGAAGGGTGCCCCCGACCCATCTGATCCCATGAAGTACGTCATCGATATGGGTCGACCGGTGGGTAGGGCCGGAGAGACAAAATTGCGGATTGTAGTAGTTGCGGGAACGGGAGCAGTGATTACCGCTTTCCCGCAATCCTGA
- a CDS encoding FG-GAP-like repeat-containing protein produces MGKTTSAFIAAATISGVLVGVPVAANAAPQPTVAAPQSKPVRIMPLGDSITYGVGSVGTGGYRGLLRDSMAQQTAYEADFVGSGRHGGLTDGDHEGHSGYTVAGIRAGIDRWQAAASPDVVLLHLGINDLRHHNADPEVTARQLLELVDRLRANNPHVTVLVQGLITDTPGQEARAEAFNAYVRDREAERQAAGQRFRYLAPPKMDVATDLPDQLHPSESGYQKMAAVFRPAIDRAVADGWAGRPTVSRAGNESGSDGRVRWADFDGDGRPDRVIIADDGKVFVRLNTGGAPGGGWRDIGQVATGTTTDRKRIRLADFDGDDRFDYIVVNDNGSVNVWINKGGDRPGQAGWQEIGQVASGLTGDRSKVRFADWDGDGRTDYVLFNDANNVDVWVNRGGDTASSNGWKHTGRVTTATNDRNRVRFADNDGDNKADYHVIKPDGKVSLHRNRGGDVVGSGGWEAVGQIATGVTTDHTKVHFADFTGDSRADYILSSPNDGSVVYAWNGGDTSGPHGWIPLGDVTRN; encoded by the coding sequence ATGGGGAAGACCACCTCTGCGTTCATCGCAGCGGCCACGATCAGCGGCGTGCTCGTCGGCGTACCGGTCGCGGCGAACGCCGCACCGCAGCCCACGGTCGCCGCGCCGCAATCGAAGCCGGTGAGGATCATGCCGCTCGGGGACTCGATCACCTACGGGGTGGGGAGCGTGGGAACGGGCGGCTATCGCGGTCTGCTGCGGGATTCGATGGCGCAGCAGACGGCGTACGAAGCCGACTTCGTCGGGTCCGGACGGCACGGCGGGCTCACGGATGGGGACCACGAGGGCCACAGCGGGTACACGGTCGCCGGGATCCGGGCCGGGATCGACCGGTGGCAGGCTGCCGCCTCCCCTGATGTGGTGCTCCTCCATCTGGGCATCAACGACCTCCGGCACCACAATGCCGACCCCGAGGTCACGGCCCGGCAGCTGCTGGAACTGGTCGACCGGTTGCGGGCCAACAACCCGCACGTGACCGTGCTCGTCCAGGGCTTGATCACCGACACACCCGGCCAGGAGGCGCGGGCCGAAGCCTTCAACGCGTACGTCCGCGACAGGGAGGCCGAACGACAGGCCGCGGGGCAGCGGTTCCGGTACCTCGCGCCGCCGAAGATGGACGTGGCAACCGATCTGCCCGACCAGCTGCACCCGTCCGAGTCCGGATACCAGAAGATGGCCGCCGTGTTCCGTCCTGCCATCGATCGGGCGGTTGCCGATGGCTGGGCCGGACGGCCGACCGTCTCGCGGGCCGGCAACGAGTCGGGGTCCGACGGTCGCGTACGGTGGGCGGACTTCGATGGTGACGGCAGGCCCGACCGGGTGATCATCGCCGACGACGGCAAGGTGTTCGTCCGCCTGAACACGGGCGGCGCCCCCGGCGGCGGTTGGCGTGACATAGGCCAGGTGGCCACCGGCACGACGACCGACCGCAAGCGCATCCGGCTCGCCGATTTCGACGGGGACGATCGCTTCGACTACATCGTGGTCAACGACAACGGCAGTGTGAACGTCTGGATCAACAAGGGCGGCGACAGGCCGGGCCAGGCCGGATGGCAGGAGATCGGTCAAGTCGCCAGTGGCCTGACCGGTGACCGTTCCAAGGTACGTTTCGCCGATTGGGACGGCGACGGACGCACTGACTACGTGCTGTTCAACGACGCCAACAACGTCGATGTGTGGGTGAACCGCGGTGGGGACACCGCGAGCAGCAACGGCTGGAAGCACACCGGGCGCGTCACCACGGCCACCAACGACCGCAACCGCGTCCGTTTCGCCGACAACGACGGCGACAACAAGGCCGACTACCACGTCATCAAGCCCGACGGAAAGGTGTCCCTCCACCGCAACCGCGGCGGGGACGTCGTCGGATCCGGCGGCTGGGAGGCAGTCGGCCAGATCGCCACGGGGGTCACCACCGACCACACCAAGGTCCACTTCGCCGACTTCACCGGCGACTCAAGGGCCGACTACATCCTCAGCTCGCCGAACGACGGCTCCGTCGTGTACGCCTGGAACGGGGGTGACACGTCCGGCCCTCATGGCTGGATCCCCCTCGGCGACGTCACGCGCAACTGA